GCACGGGTAAGTCAACGCTACTATCCACTTTGGCAGCGCAAACAAACCGCTACAAAGGCTGTAAACAGTACATTTTTGACAAAGGGCGCAGCGCCTATGCCATTAGCCAATGTGGTGGGGCGCATTACGATATTTGCATCGATGACACGGTAACATTTGCCCCCTTATCCCACCTGCGTGATGATTTTGCCTGGTGCGTCAACTACATCATTAAGCTGCTTGAGTTAAGGGGGGTCAGTGTCACCGCCAGACAACGCAATTTGATTGAGGCTGGCCTAAAAGAGTTAGCCGCATCCGACATAGAAAATATCAACATCGGTGAATTTCTCAACATCGCCAACGATACCGAGATTATTGAAGCGTTAACATTTTATACGGTCGGAAGTGCAGGCAACTTACTGAACTCAAGAGCTGACGCATTCAAAAGCGGCACCCTTCAAGTCTTTGAGATTGAAGAATTAATGAATAGAGGCAGTGAAGAGCTTATTCCTGTGCTGCTGTATATTTTCCGGCAAATAGAGCGGAGCTTGGATGGTTCACCCGGCTTCATTTTTCTGGATGAAGCCTGGATAGCCTTCAGTCATCCCATCTTTAAAGCCATGCTGATTGAGTGGCTCAAGGTGCTACGAAAAGCGAACTGTGTCGTTGGATTGTTTACCCAGTCCCTCAGTGACGCCATTAAATCCGGCATCCTTGATGTGCTGATTGAGGCTTGTCCCACCAAGATTTTCCTGGCGAATCATGCTGCAGATACCGACCAAATCAAACCCACCTACAAGTCATTTGGTTTGAATGACCGCCAAATTGACATTATCAAACATGCCACTCGTAAGCGGCATTACTACATCACCTCGCCGGAAGGTAATCGGTTGTTCGACCTGGCGCTGGGAGAATTAACACTGTCGTTTGTCGGCGCTGGCGGTAAAGAAGATATTGCACGGATAAAAGCACTGGTCAGTGACCATAAGGAAAATTGGTACAAACACTGGTTGGTTGAACGCAATGTGTTAACGGAGTCCGACATCGTAGAAAGTGCATAGTTGCAGGAGGTTACATTGAAAAACAAAGTGCTCGCGTTAAGTGTCGCCCTGGGCGTCGGTGCGATTGCCTATTGGCCATCCTCCAATGCATGGCCTGTTGTTTGTGTTAACTGCGGCACCGAATGGACGCAGATAATGAATAACATTCAGCTGGTTCAGTCGTATGCCGAGCAGATCAGGCAAACGCTCAATCAAGTCAAGATGATCAATGACCAGATAAAAAACACCAAAGCACTCGCCAATGGTGAGTGGGGCAATACGTTTGAACAGATAGAGCGATTGGCCGCTCTGGCACGACATGGACAGTCCATCGCCTACTCTGCATCAGATCTCGCAGCAGAAATGGATAGGCGTTACAAGGGCTATAGCCATTGGCAACGCGAAATATCCCCGCAAGAGTACGAAACCCACTATCAACAGTTAAGCCAGTCCATGGGGGACTCTGCGGGCTCAGCATTGAAAGTGGCCAACGGCATCTACCAGCAGCGAAGTGAAAATGAGCGCGTATTAAACCTCATAGAATCCAGATCACAGAATGCGACTGGTCGCATGGAAGCGATTCAGGCTGGTAACGAATTGTCAGGCCAAATCATCCGGCAACTGCAAAAAATCGAAACGCTGTTAAGCGCCCAAATTCAGCTCACAAGTACCTTTGTCCAGGCTGAAAACGAAAAAGAACAGCTTTCCAAAGCCCAGTCCAGTGAATTCAAAAAGGGAGACGCCCCGCCTTTACGTTCACGCGAGCTTGAGCCCTTCACGCTAAAAAAATTCTAAGGAGCCTCCCATGCGCTTGGCGATCACCATGTTTTTACTGCTGTTGATGCCAAGTGCTTATGCGCAAGGTATTCCTGAGTCTGGTGCCATCAATGAGCTACTGCGCACATTTGAAACCGCAGCAGGCCAATGGCCTCCAATCCTCAGACAATATGCCACTTATGTGTTCGTGGCCCTGGTCACTATATCGTGGGCATGGACGTTTTTCTGGATGGCCTTTAAGGAGGCCAATTTCACGGAGTTGCTCGCGGAGCTGACCCGTCGCTCGTTAATGATTGGCTTTTTTTATTGGCTGCTGATGGACGGCACCTGGATAGCCCAACAAATTGTTGAAGGCTTCCAGTTTTTGGCAACGGCATTAACAGGCCGTCACATCCACCCCAGCTCTATTTTTGACATTGGCTTTTCACTCGCCAGTGAAATCATTAAAAAGCTGAGCTGGACTCAGATAGGGGACAGCATTGGTTTTGTGCTGGCCGGGCTTGGCATTTTAATCGTGTTTGCCTTCATCACCCTGGAAATGCTGCTGGTCATCATCCAGTACTACATCATGCTGAACCTGGGCGTCATCATGATGGGCCTACTGGGCCATGAATGGAGCAGGGAATACGCCATCAACTACTTCCGCTTAATGCTGGGGCTGGGTGTTAAGTTTCTCAGTATGCAGATGATTGTCGTGTTATCGATGACAGTGATGCAGGGCTGGCTACAGGCCAGTTCGCTTACTTGGACCCAGGTGCTGGTCATCTTACCGTGTGTCATTGTCATTTGGGGATTGGTGCGGGAAGTCCCCGCACTTGCTCAGAGCCTGATCTCGGGCTCAGATAGCACGACAGGCAATGCCATGGCTGGGGCAATGCAAGCTGCTGCTACAACCGCAGCAATTGCGGCAGGGGCGTATGCGGGCGCAGCAGCTATAGGCGGTGCTGGCGTTGGCGGTGCTGCCAACATGGGAAGTTTGCTGCGTAATTCATGGGCTCAAGCAAACGCAGCGGACAGCGACCCTGCCACATCCCAACTTCCAGATGGGGATAGCGAAAGCGGCGCAAGCTCAGGCTCAACTGGTTCGAGTAATGCGAGTTCTGAACTTCCTCGCTCTCACGGAAATAATAGCAGTAGTGGAAACGTTGACGGTGGCAACGTCCAAGGTTCAATCTCTGGCTCACCATCATCAAGCCCCCCCGCAAGTGGCCCCCCACAAAGTAAATTAGCGACCGCTGGTAAAGCGGCAAAAATTGCAGGCGCTGCCATCGCAAAAGAAACCCTATCGAGTGCCAAAAATGCGTTTTTGGCCGGACTAAAGCGCCCTATAGAAGCCCGGCAAGATACGGTTATTGGCCGGGCGGCGAACTCTCTTAAAAAGGAATAACCAACCCATGAATAATGACCAAACCCCTGACACACCAGCGGATGAACTCACGCTACTTTATCAACGTGCCCGCATGGAGTGGGATGAACGCCTGGGTAACATCGTGTCTCTCAATCAAAAACTGCTCACGATTACCGTCATCGCGTTAGTGATTGCCGTCATTGCCGTGGGAGGTGTGGCCTATATCGGGGCACAGAGCAAAATAGAACCCTATGTACTTGCTATGAGCGACAACAACATAGTTGCCCTGCAAGCTGCTAAAAGTATGCCTGCAAGTGAAAAAAAGCGGCTTGAAATCAGCCAACTTAGTGCGTTTGTCACTCACACCCGTTCCGTTTTTACCGACATAAACGCCCAACGCGAGTACGTCATAAAAGCCTACGCGCACTTAAGAAACACCGATCCAGCCTTTATACAGGTCAATCATTATTTAAGCGTCACCGCTCCGCCACACATCAGGGCCGAGACAGAAGTCGTCACGGTCAAAATCGACAATATTCTGCCCATTGGCGACAACTCAGCCACGTATCAAATTGAATGGACAGAAAATGTCACTGATCGGCAAGGCAACACCAAATTACCGCAGCATTTTAAGGCTGCAGTTGAAATCTATTATGAAGCCCCTTCTACGCCTCAAGAATTTATGGGCAACCCAACTGGCTTATGGGTCAAATTCTTCAACGTCACGGAGCGTTTTTGATGAAAAGTGTCCTTTTTTTATTGGCTATCTCTACTCCCTTTGCAGCCGCCGCGTCACTTCCGGCGCTTTCAGCAAAGGAAAATAGCGCCATCACCCTGTCAAAACAGTGGATTGATAAGCCGACCACACCAATCACCGATGGCTCAGGACGAGTCACTTACTACTTTGGTGACTCGTTACCCTCCTTGGTGTGCGCCCCCATAAAAACCTGCGTGATAGAACTGGAAGAAGGGGAAATAATCGCTCAGGGCGGGTTACAACTGGGCGATAGTGTCCGCTGGAAAGTCAGTATGGCCGTATCGGGTGCTGGCACAACCAAGCGCACCAACCTGATAGTCAAACCCACCGATATTGCGCTTGAAACCACAATGACCGTGGTAACTGACAGGCGCCTATATCAAATCAAACTGGTGTCAGATCCTGTTCGATGGATGCCCTATCTGTCCTTTTCATATCCCGAACAACGACAATTGGAATGGGAAACGTACCAGGCAGCCATGGCACACCATGTTCAGCAAAACACGCTGTCTGACGGCGCATATATTCCTGAACTGGACTTTGATTATAAAGTCAGTGGGAAGACGCATTTTAAGCCCCTGCGGGTATACAACGATGGCGTTAAAACCTATATCGAAATGCCCTCCAAAGTTGAACAGGGCAATTTACCCGTCATCCTGGTTGTCAACGGCTCACAAAAAGAGTTGGTTAACTACCGTTATCAAAATGGCTATACACAGAACGACGGCAGGAAAATCAACGGACGGTTTATCGTCGATCAGGTATCCAAAGAACTCATTTTGACGCTGGGGGTCGGCAGCGAACAAGAGTCCATTCTTGTCAGGCATAGGAGATAACACATTGAAACTCATTGTCGCTGTTTTGCTATCGATACTGCTGTCTGCTTGCGCTACTTCAGACGTGAATTACTACGACTTCCCCGTAAAAACCGCTGATCAAGTGACCATCGCAAACGATCTGGCATGGCACATCAAAGAACGGCACGGCGCAAATGCCGTTTTCAATTTCAACTACCCCATGTGGTCAACCAGCACCCCTTTTTCAGAACACATTGAAACAGCGTTGAGACGCCTAGGCATCGGGGTTTATGTTTCCGAAATCCCACAGGGAAAGCATAACGAACTGTATTACACCCTGTCGAAACTCAACGACCAGCAGTTCTACATTCGCGTAGTGGTCAATGATCAGCTTTCCTTCCAGCGTATCTGGATTTATCAGGATGAGCAGTTATTCCCATTACCCACAACGACCGTATTTGAGGGAGTAAGCCATCGTGACTAAGGTATCTGCCATCGGCGATCCGCTGAAATACCATAGTGGGTTGTCGCTAAAAAAATCCCCCATTAAAATCGCATTCGCGTTTGCTGGACTACTGGTTTTGATAGTGCTGTATGCCATTGGCACTAAAGGGCAGCAAACCCAGGATATGGCACCACCAAAAGAGGAACCTACAAGTGCGGCTCGCAAAGAGACGAATGGTGCAGCCTCAATCCCTCCCGCCTTGCAACTAAGCGGCCAACCCTCCATACCCGCCGCCCCCCCTGCACAGTCTCAAGGTGATGAAGATCGCGGCGAATTTGAGGTGAGCGGCGATGATAAACACCCCCTCCCCCCAAGGAGAGCGCCACCACCATCTTTGGAAGAACAACAACGAGTACAACAAGCGTTGCGAATGGCTGACTATAGAGCCCAGCAACACCTGGCAGCCCTGACTGCTGACACTGAGGTTAAGCTGAATGAGACGACTCAATCAGTCTCACTTTGGGGTGGGGAGGGTGGATTAGGGGACAGTGAAAGTCGGCTCAGGCAAGCCCAGGAAAAAGTCCAATCACAGCAAGCCAACTTAGGTTCAAATCCGTTTATGTCGTCCGCGATGGCCGCAGATCAAATGCTGCCACAAATACAGCAGATAGATCCCAACGGCCAGACTAGGAAGGAAGCGTTCCTCGCTCAAAACCGGAGTGATGATTACCTGGCGTTTACCCGCGATGTGCCCTTGTCTGCTTTCGAGCTGAATGTCGGCACCATTATCCCCGCAGTGCTCATTTCAGGCATGAACTCCGATATACCCGGTGCCC
This window of the Shewanella khirikhana genome carries:
- the trbJ gene encoding P-type conjugative transfer protein TrbJ, whose protein sequence is MKNKVLALSVALGVGAIAYWPSSNAWPVVCVNCGTEWTQIMNNIQLVQSYAEQIRQTLNQVKMINDQIKNTKALANGEWGNTFEQIERLAALARHGQSIAYSASDLAAEMDRRYKGYSHWQREISPQEYETHYQQLSQSMGDSAGSALKVANGIYQQRSENERVLNLIESRSQNATGRMEAIQAGNELSGQIIRQLQKIETLLSAQIQLTSTFVQAENEKEQLSKAQSSEFKKGDAPPLRSRELEPFTLKKF
- the trbL gene encoding P-type conjugative transfer protein TrbL; translation: MRLAITMFLLLLMPSAYAQGIPESGAINELLRTFETAAGQWPPILRQYATYVFVALVTISWAWTFFWMAFKEANFTELLAELTRRSLMIGFFYWLLMDGTWIAQQIVEGFQFLATALTGRHIHPSSIFDIGFSLASEIIKKLSWTQIGDSIGFVLAGLGILIVFAFITLEMLLVIIQYYIMLNLGVIMMGLLGHEWSREYAINYFRLMLGLGVKFLSMQMIVVLSMTVMQGWLQASSLTWTQVLVILPCVIVIWGLVREVPALAQSLISGSDSTTGNAMAGAMQAAATTAAIAAGAYAGAAAIGGAGVGGAANMGSLLRNSWAQANAADSDPATSQLPDGDSESGASSGSTGSSNASSELPRSHGNNSSSGNVDGGNVQGSISGSPSSSPPASGPPQSKLATAGKAAKIAGAAIAKETLSSAKNAFLAGLKRPIEARQDTVIGRAANSLKKE
- a CDS encoding VirB8/TrbF family protein translates to MNNDQTPDTPADELTLLYQRARMEWDERLGNIVSLNQKLLTITVIALVIAVIAVGGVAYIGAQSKIEPYVLAMSDNNIVALQAAKSMPASEKKRLEISQLSAFVTHTRSVFTDINAQREYVIKAYAHLRNTDPAFIQVNHYLSVTAPPHIRAETEVVTVKIDNILPIGDNSATYQIEWTENVTDRQGNTKLPQHFKAAVEIYYEAPSTPQEFMGNPTGLWVKFFNVTERF
- the trbG gene encoding P-type conjugative transfer protein TrbG, whose amino-acid sequence is MKSVLFLLAISTPFAAAASLPALSAKENSAITLSKQWIDKPTTPITDGSGRVTYYFGDSLPSLVCAPIKTCVIELEEGEIIAQGGLQLGDSVRWKVSMAVSGAGTTKRTNLIVKPTDIALETTMTVVTDRRLYQIKLVSDPVRWMPYLSFSYPEQRQLEWETYQAAMAHHVQQNTLSDGAYIPELDFDYKVSGKTHFKPLRVYNDGVKTYIEMPSKVEQGNLPVILVVNGSQKELVNYRYQNGYTQNDGRKINGRFIVDQVSKELILTLGVGSEQESILVRHRR
- a CDS encoding TrbI/VirB10 family protein, with amino-acid sequence MTKVSAIGDPLKYHSGLSLKKSPIKIAFAFAGLLVLIVLYAIGTKGQQTQDMAPPKEEPTSAARKETNGAASIPPALQLSGQPSIPAAPPAQSQGDEDRGEFEVSGDDKHPLPPRRAPPPSLEEQQRVQQALRMADYRAQQHLAALTADTEVKLNETTQSVSLWGGEGGLGDSESRLRQAQEKVQSQQANLGSNPFMSSAMAADQMLPQIQQIDPNGQTRKEAFLAQNRSDDYLAFTRDVPLSAFELNVGTIIPAVLISGMNSDIPGALIAQVSQNVYDSATGKHLLIPIGAKLYGVYDSNVSYGQSRAVSAWTRINYPDGTRLNLAGMGGMDVEGYSGFEDQVDNHYWKTFGNAALLGMISGATQAGISEDNRNSDTKSAIADGVTQQFAQTGSTLIQKNLNVQPTIKIRPGYKFNIMVNKDIMLTPYSPSR